The proteins below are encoded in one region of Candidatus Goldiibacteriota bacterium:
- a CDS encoding glycosyltransferase yields MKKADLHVHSSFSDRPSEWFLQKLGTAESYTAPEFIYKKCMEAGMDFVTVTDHNCIKASMILKKLHPENVIPGVESTVYFPEDGCKIHLLIYNPTENQFGEIENKRENIYKLRDYLLSENLAHSVAHATYSVNNILTLEHLEKLILLFDVFEARNGARDSHSNSVWTEVLSSLTEEHLQRLENKYRIRPASRNPWIKGMTGGSDDHAGIFIGKTHTIFQADSPQEVIDALRDKQCSAGGRHNNYLSFVFAIYKIAYDFSKTKSSGSGGSLFKSLSEFIFEKDKLSLKDKMKVNHIKNNAKKNENKVNLLLTNLVEELGMEKNTPAEKRFELVHSNVSKIADTFLTGFFSSLQTDFKNGDITALIKNISALIPAGFLSVPFFTSLHHFNTNRGLINSLKSKYCPNMLSKGKRILWFTDTYKDLNGVSVTLNNLMSHARQMKRDISVVSCAEESPLKLDSIYSFSVPYYEACSLKIPSMLMSLKKIYEYNPDEIYISTPGPVGLLGLLAAKVLNIKATSIYHTDFSLQAAKITSDSAIETLVDSSLKWFYSLSDSVQVPSREYIKTLKNRGYDTSKMSVFRRGLDTSLIKPVEDARVKLKEQFGIPENGRVLLYTGRISRDKNLDFLSDVYRSLLPEFHDLKLLIAGDGPYLDNLRANTAGLKGIYFLGRQPQENMPLIYSSADLFMFPSVTDTFGMSVLEAQACGIPAIVSDKGGPQEIIIDKETGYVLPVCKDQWVTAVRDFFKNSSEFPAVHEIMKFKARRNVLENYSWEKIIKLITGTAAEDQDETSAYSEQDVFTGVLC; encoded by the coding sequence CCGGTATGGATTTTGTCACGGTAACCGATCATAACTGCATAAAGGCATCAATGATACTTAAGAAACTGCACCCGGAAAATGTTATTCCCGGGGTTGAATCCACGGTTTATTTTCCTGAAGACGGCTGTAAAATTCACCTTTTAATTTACAATCCCACGGAAAACCAGTTCGGTGAGATTGAAAACAAAAGGGAAAACATATATAAACTGCGTGATTACCTGCTCTCTGAAAATCTGGCGCATTCCGTGGCTCACGCGACTTATTCGGTAAATAACATCCTTACTCTGGAGCACCTGGAAAAGCTTATACTTTTATTTGATGTCTTTGAAGCAAGAAACGGCGCAAGAGATTCGCACAGTAATTCCGTGTGGACAGAGGTTCTTTCATCGCTTACAGAAGAACACCTGCAGCGCCTTGAAAACAAATACCGTATCAGGCCGGCAAGCCGTAACCCCTGGATTAAGGGAATGACCGGAGGCAGCGATGACCACGCGGGTATTTTTATCGGCAAAACCCACACAATTTTTCAGGCAGACAGCCCGCAGGAAGTTATAGACGCGTTACGAGATAAGCAATGCAGCGCGGGCGGCAGGCATAATAATTACTTATCTTTTGTCTTTGCGATTTATAAAATCGCATATGATTTTTCAAAGACAAAAAGCTCCGGTTCCGGCGGCAGCCTTTTCAAAAGCCTGAGCGAATTTATATTCGAAAAAGACAAACTTTCATTAAAGGACAAAATGAAAGTTAACCATATTAAAAACAACGCGAAAAAAAACGAAAACAAAGTAAATCTTCTTTTGACCAATCTGGTTGAAGAACTTGGAATGGAAAAAAATACCCCCGCGGAAAAACGTTTTGAGCTGGTTCATTCCAACGTTTCAAAAATAGCGGATACCTTTTTGACCGGCTTTTTTTCATCCCTGCAGACCGACTTTAAAAACGGGGATATAACAGCCCTTATAAAAAACATTTCAGCTTTAATCCCGGCGGGATTCCTCTCAGTTCCCTTTTTCACTTCACTGCACCACTTCAACACAAACAGGGGCCTTATTAACAGCCTGAAATCAAAATACTGCCCCAATATGCTTTCTAAAGGAAAAAGAATCCTTTGGTTTACAGACACCTATAAAGATTTAAACGGCGTATCGGTAACTTTAAATAACCTTATGTCTCACGCGCGGCAGATGAAACGTGATATCAGCGTGGTTTCCTGCGCGGAAGAATCCCCCCTTAAACTGGATTCTATTTACAGTTTCTCCGTACCTTATTATGAAGCGTGCTCTTTGAAAATTCCGTCTATGCTTATGTCGCTTAAAAAAATATATGAATATAATCCTGATGAAATCTATATTTCAACTCCGGGCCCGGTAGGGCTTCTTGGGCTTCTGGCCGCAAAAGTACTGAACATAAAAGCCACTTCCATTTATCATACGGATTTTTCGCTTCAGGCGGCTAAAATCACTTCGGATTCCGCCATTGAAACGCTTGTTGATTCATCTTTAAAATGGTTCTATTCACTCTCTGACAGCGTTCAGGTTCCGTCCCGGGAATATATAAAAACACTTAAAAACCGCGGCTATGACACTTCAAAAATGTCCGTTTTCAGGCGCGGCCTTGACACCTCTTTAATAAAACCCGTTGAAGATGCAAGGGTAAAACTAAAGGAACAGTTTGGTATTCCGGAAAACGGCCGTGTTCTTCTTTATACCGGCAGAATATCCCGCGATAAAAATCTTGATTTTTTATCAGATGTATACCGGTCATTGCTTCCTGAATTTCATGATCTTAAACTTCTGATTGCGGGTGACGGTCCATATTTGGACAATCTTCGCGCGAATACCGCCGGTTTAAAAGGAATATATTTTTTAGGCAGGCAGCCTCAGGAAAACATGCCCTTAATCTACTCTTCCGCGGATCTTTTTATGTTCCCCAGCGTCACGGACACTTTTGGAATGTCAGTGCTTGAAGCGCAGGCATGCGGAATTCCCGCAATAGTTTCCGACAAAGGCGGGCCGCAGGAAATCATCATAGATAAAGAAACTGGTTATGTCCTGCCGGTTTGTAAGGATCAGTGGGTTACAGCTGTCAGGGACTTTTTCAAAAACAGCAGTGAATTTCCCGCAGTGCACGAAATTATGAAATTTAAAGCAAGAAGAAACGTGCTTGAAAATTATTCCTGGGAAAAAATAATAAAATTAATAACCGGAACCGCGGCTGAAGATCAGGATGAAACTTCCGCATACAGCGAACAGGATGTGTTTACAGGGGTTCTTTGCTGA
- a CDS encoding GAF domain-containing protein has protein sequence MEINNVNGYRQMLASAYEYQDRLHMLINLGKNLNSLLDIDDIMDALIESSIKLSGAQTGAAALFNRTKVVFNKYGVNGRVLPLEYKFQRGKGISGMVMETKKPYLCNNTDRNQYMPAEVQKVFKIRNFISVPILGKQDEFFGFFEVYNTRNLEPFSQIDVDLCVDLAGFAATAVDNSRLLNEINKFGEEMELLVSELASQSVSKEPL, from the coding sequence ATGGAGATTAATAATGTAAACGGGTACAGGCAAATGCTTGCTTCCGCTTATGAGTATCAGGACAGGCTTCATATGCTTATAAATCTTGGTAAAAACCTTAATAGTTTATTGGATATAGACGATATAATGGACGCGCTTATAGAAAGCTCCATAAAACTTTCAGGCGCGCAGACCGGGGCGGCCGCGCTGTTCAACAGAACCAAAGTGGTCTTTAATAAATATGGTGTGAATGGAAGGGTGCTTCCTCTTGAATATAAGTTTCAAAGGGGCAAGGGGATATCCGGGATGGTTATGGAAACCAAAAAACCCTACCTTTGCAATAATACCGACAGAAACCAGTATATGCCGGCAGAAGTTCAAAAAGTTTTTAAAATCAGAAATTTTATATCAGTTCCAATTCTTGGAAAACAGGATGAATTTTTTGGTTTTTTTGAAGTCTACAATACCAGGAATCTTGAGCCTTTCAGCCAGATTGATGTTGATTTGTGCGTTGACCTGGCGGGATTTGCGGCTACGGCAGTTGATAATTCAAGGTTGTTAAATGAAATTAACAAATTCGGCGAAGAAATGGAGTTATTGGTCTCTGAATTGGCTTCGCAGAGCGTCAGCAAAGAACCCCTGTAA
- a CDS encoding Hpt domain-containing protein has product MTEKKFVQEKDKDIIDDFYLETAENIDRAEKLLAVFERDGGQDSTRELFRIFHTIKGDAFALELDVLGKTAHNAENMLDLLRKGAVKNTRGFIGVLYAFCAMIKETASVSGEKNFSGASPDGKTNFNTNNGQNEGYLKIKPEKARALMAVVLKLTACVKTVKFAAEKVKDRKNEDIIFMLKEIEKLSHILPQLFTAAGGINMVSLTPVMKKMENAALTACRASGKTVSFVYNLGADEADRSVAERISEPLAHIIRNAIGHGIETPEERVIKGKNPEGRITLNTYSDEGNFFVSVRDDGKGISAEDIMDKAVKTGAAEAGSIIDDTGILKIITHPGFSTASGIDSVSGRGVGLDVVRQYVEDLRGNLTLKTKKGEGSTFIIRLPASINVIDGVKIVINGRVFLLPEAYVSSVMCVFENNIVREKNSDFIYSGCEKIKCVETARIFGGIRRSNINSRIFCVLMFEGLKAALECDLIPVTESCMTAAVECIDLKKTYYSGAAFDKKGVPVLITDCVKIIREVNNGD; this is encoded by the coding sequence ATGACAGAAAAAAAGTTTGTGCAGGAGAAAGATAAAGACATCATAGATGATTTTTACCTTGAAACTGCGGAAAATATTGACAGGGCGGAAAAACTTCTTGCTGTATTTGAACGTGACGGAGGGCAGGATTCAACAAGGGAATTATTCAGAATTTTTCATACAATTAAAGGGGATGCTTTCGCGCTTGAACTTGATGTGCTTGGAAAAACAGCGCATAACGCTGAAAATATGCTGGATTTACTCAGAAAAGGCGCTGTTAAAAACACCCGCGGTTTTATAGGGGTATTATACGCGTTTTGCGCGATGATAAAAGAAACGGCTTCGGTTTCAGGTGAGAAAAATTTTTCAGGAGCGTCCCCGGACGGAAAAACCAATTTTAATACCAATAACGGGCAAAATGAAGGGTATCTGAAAATAAAGCCTGAAAAAGCAAGGGCCTTAATGGCTGTGGTGTTAAAATTAACGGCTTGTGTAAAAACAGTCAAGTTTGCGGCGGAAAAAGTAAAAGACAGGAAAAACGAAGATATAATATTCATGTTAAAAGAGATTGAAAAACTGTCTCATATTTTACCGCAGCTTTTTACAGCCGCCGGCGGTATTAATATGGTAAGCCTTACTCCTGTAATGAAAAAGATGGAAAATGCCGCTTTAACAGCGTGCCGTGCTTCCGGCAAGACGGTTTCTTTTGTTTATAATCTTGGTGCTGATGAAGCTGACAGAAGTGTTGCGGAAAGGATAAGCGAGCCCCTTGCGCATATTATAAGGAATGCGATAGGGCATGGAATAGAAACACCTGAAGAAAGGGTGATAAAAGGGAAAAACCCAGAAGGAAGAATAACTTTAAATACATATTCTGATGAGGGAAATTTTTTTGTTTCAGTCCGGGATGACGGAAAGGGGATATCTGCCGAAGATATAATGGATAAAGCCGTTAAAACAGGAGCGGCAGAAGCGGGCAGCATTATTGATGATACGGGGATTTTAAAGATAATAACACACCCCGGATTTTCCACTGCCTCAGGAATTGATTCGGTTTCCGGAAGAGGTGTTGGCCTGGATGTTGTAAGGCAGTATGTTGAAGATTTAAGGGGGAATTTAACACTAAAGACAAAAAAAGGAGAGGGCTCAACTTTTATAATCAGGCTTCCGGCCAGTATTAATGTGATTGATGGTGTAAAAATTGTTATAAATGGAAGGGTTTTCCTTCTTCCGGAAGCTTATGTTTCCTCTGTGATGTGCGTGTTTGAAAATAACATTGTCAGAGAAAAAAATTCTGATTTTATATATTCCGGATGTGAAAAAATAAAATGTGTAGAAACCGCGCGTATATTTGGCGGCATCAGGCGGTCAAATATAAACAGCAGGATATTTTGTGTTCTTATGTTTGAAGGGTTAAAAGCCGCGCTGGAATGTGATTTGATTCCTGTCACTGAAAGCTGTATGACAGCGGCGGTAGAGTGCATAGATTTAAAAAAAACATATTATTCAGGCGCTGCCTTTGATAAAAAGGGCGTGCCGGTGCTTATAACGGATTGTGTCAAAATAATAAGAGAGGTGAACAATGGAGATTAA
- a CDS encoding chemotaxis protein CheW, translated as MKNTTKKQYALFCSGNIKAALDAGCIKEILEKIEVSEILFAPVSVKGITGYNGAIIPVFDLSGSYSRFPGRESSGSITAVITTTKGTAAILFDSFNGMGTGDDIKNTQSSPFLQEVIINDLNYSFVDPEMLVSTGFFK; from the coding sequence ATGAAAAACACAACGAAAAAACAATACGCCCTTTTTTGTTCAGGGAATATAAAGGCCGCCCTTGACGCAGGCTGCATAAAGGAAATCCTTGAAAAAATAGAGGTTTCAGAGATTCTTTTCGCGCCGGTTTCCGTAAAAGGCATAACCGGCTATAACGGCGCAATTATACCCGTATTTGACCTATCCGGATCATATTCACGCTTTCCCGGCCGGGAATCCTCCGGCAGCATAACAGCTGTAATAACCACAACAAAAGGCACTGCAGCCATACTGTTTGACAGTTTTAACGGGATGGGTACAGGAGACGATATTAAAAACACCCAAAGTTCGCCTTTTTTACAGGAAGTGATTATTAATGATTTGAATTACAGTTTTGTTGACCCTGAAATGCTTGTAAGCACCGGTTTTTTCAAATAA
- a CDS encoding response regulator — protein sequence MIKVLVIDDSPIQQRLAKIYLAQEEMETIHAKNGKEGIETAIDNRPDLIVLDIEMPEMDGIETLRNLKLIEETKNIPVMMCSSLRDEEIVVECLAIGAAGYVCKPHGFRGFRDSVKSILPETKIKNGEPA from the coding sequence ATGATTAAAGTACTGGTAATCGACGATTCACCGATTCAGCAGAGGCTGGCAAAAATTTACCTTGCTCAGGAAGAAATGGAAACAATACACGCAAAGAACGGGAAGGAAGGCATAGAAACCGCTATAGATAACAGGCCCGACCTTATAGTACTTGATATTGAAATGCCGGAAATGGACGGCATAGAAACGCTTAGAAATCTGAAGTTGATTGAAGAAACAAAAAATATACCCGTTATGATGTGCAGTTCCCTGCGGGATGAAGAAATAGTGGTGGAATGTCTTGCCATAGGCGCCGCGGGTTATGTGTGTAAACCGCATGGGTTCAGGGGTTTCAGGGATTCAGTAAAATCAATACTCCCGGAAACAAAAATAAAAAACGGGGAACCGGCTTAA
- the phoU gene encoding phosphate signaling complex protein PhoU has product MERHFDEELNDLKKKVLKIQSLVETAIMQSVKALVERDSELAEKVIENDQEIDLLEIMIDRQCLELLAKRQPMAVDLRFITSIQKINNDLERIGDLAINVAYASKYLSKHPPLKPMIIIPAMAEETRQMLKDAMLSFVDENSALAREICKKDSQIDELYVQNFREILTYMMEDTNNIKRGIRLILVSKHIERMADHITNIAEDIVYMIDGKTIKHHFEDENGREKKVKTDEEAD; this is encoded by the coding sequence ATGGAAAGACATTTTGATGAAGAACTGAATGATTTAAAAAAGAAAGTTTTAAAAATACAGTCGCTTGTAGAGACGGCAATTATGCAGTCGGTAAAAGCGCTTGTTGAGCGCGATTCTGAACTTGCAGAAAAGGTAATAGAAAATGACCAGGAAATTGACCTGCTTGAAATTATGATAGACAGGCAGTGCCTTGAACTTTTGGCCAAACGGCAGCCTATGGCTGTTGATTTAAGATTTATTACATCAATTCAGAAGATAAATAATGACCTTGAACGTATAGGCGACCTTGCTATAAATGTGGCGTATGCCTCCAAATACCTGTCAAAACACCCGCCGCTAAAACCGATGATAATAATACCGGCTATGGCTGAAGAAACAAGGCAGATGTTAAAAGACGCGATGCTTTCTTTTGTTGATGAAAACTCGGCCCTTGCAAGGGAAATCTGTAAAAAAGACAGCCAGATTGACGAACTGTATGTTCAGAATTTCAGGGAAATTCTGACATATATGATGGAAGATACAAATAATATTAAAAGGGGTATAAGGCTTATACTTGTTTCAAAACATATAGAGAGAATGGCGGATCATATTACGAATATTGCCGAAGACATTGTTTATATGATAGACGGGAAAACAATTAAGCACCATTTTGAAGACGAAAACGGGCGCGAAAAAAAAGTAAAAACAGACGAGGAAGCCGACTGA
- the pstB gene encoding phosphate ABC transporter ATP-binding protein yields MVEKNCCISVQDFNFYYTNYHALKNVNMQVIHNEVLAMIGPSGCGKSTFLRSVNRMNDLVEGARVEGLLEFKGNNVYGKSVDVSRLRREIGMVFQKPNPFPKSIFENVAYGLRVNRLFTNNADLNEKVENSLREAGLWEEVKDDLNKNAYDLSGGQQQRLCIARALVIRPEVILMDEPTASLDPISTAKIEELIQQLKKNYTIIIVTHNMQQAARVADKTAFFMLGEMVEYGDTSKIFTKPDKKITEDYITGRFG; encoded by the coding sequence ATGGTAGAAAAAAACTGCTGTATCAGCGTACAGGATTTTAATTTTTATTATACAAATTACCATGCCCTTAAAAATGTTAATATGCAGGTTATACACAACGAAGTGCTTGCAATGATAGGGCCTTCCGGGTGCGGCAAGTCAACTTTTCTGCGTTCAGTAAACAGAATGAATGACCTTGTAGAGGGAGCGCGTGTGGAAGGGCTGCTTGAATTTAAAGGAAACAATGTCTACGGTAAATCAGTGGATGTTTCAAGGTTAAGGCGTGAAATAGGCATGGTTTTTCAGAAACCAAATCCTTTTCCGAAATCTATCTTTGAAAATGTTGCTTATGGATTAAGGGTTAACAGGCTTTTTACAAATAACGCTGATCTGAATGAAAAGGTTGAAAACAGCCTGCGCGAAGCGGGATTATGGGAAGAGGTAAAAGACGACCTTAATAAAAACGCTTACGACCTTTCAGGAGGGCAGCAGCAAAGGCTGTGTATAGCGCGCGCCCTTGTAATAAGGCCGGAAGTGATACTGATGGACGAGCCCACGGCATCGCTTGACCCGATTTCAACCGCAAAAATAGAAGAATTAATACAGCAGTTAAAGAAAAATTATACTATAATAATAGTGACGCATAATATGCAGCAGGCGGCAAGGGTGGCGGATAAGACCGCGTTTTTTATGCTTGGAGAAATGGTGGAATACGGGGATACGTCAAAAATATTCACCAAGCCGGATAAAAAAATTACGGAAGATTATATAACGGGAAGGTTTGGATAG
- the pstA gene encoding phosphate ABC transporter permease PstA, with protein sequence MIETQATDRKRYQSQSFGFILLYLCILAVVLSLVVLVGFIVVKGIGVINPDFFLKFPENGMSEGGIFPAIVGTFMLSVGAIVFSLPLGVLTAIWLTEYNTSPRLVRMLRIGINSLAGVPSIVFGLFGLAFLVKFMQFGVSLLSGVIVLGIMVLPTIIATSEEALLSVPKAFKEASLALGATRWQTMYKVVLPNAVSGIITGVILGIGRAAGETAPIMFTAATFFTIKLPDSLFSEVMALPYHIYALMTEGSQAGQMEIAYGTALVLLMLVLAINAVAIFIRIKARRKRKW encoded by the coding sequence ATGATAGAAACCCAGGCAACTGACAGAAAAAGATATCAAAGCCAGTCCTTTGGTTTTATTCTGCTTTATCTTTGTATTCTTGCTGTGGTGCTGTCGCTTGTTGTACTTGTGGGTTTTATTGTTGTAAAAGGCATAGGCGTTATTAATCCGGATTTCTTTCTGAAATTTCCGGAAAATGGCATGTCAGAAGGCGGTATTTTTCCCGCCATTGTCGGAACATTTATGCTGTCTGTAGGGGCAATTGTTTTTTCTCTTCCTTTAGGGGTTCTTACGGCAATCTGGCTTACTGAATATAATACAAGCCCGCGTCTGGTCAGGATGTTACGGATAGGAATAAATTCGCTTGCCGGTGTGCCTTCTATTGTGTTTGGGCTTTTTGGCCTGGCTTTTCTTGTGAAGTTTATGCAGTTTGGAGTCTCTCTGCTGTCGGGTGTAATAGTGCTTGGAATAATGGTGCTTCCGACAATAATTGCAACTTCGGAAGAAGCTCTGCTGTCGGTTCCAAAAGCTTTTAAAGAAGCTTCGCTGGCGCTTGGAGCCACAAGGTGGCAGACAATGTATAAGGTGGTTCTTCCCAATGCCGTTTCAGGTATTATAACAGGCGTGATATTGGGAATAGGGCGCGCCGCGGGCGAGACTGCGCCTATAATGTTCACGGCCGCCACATTTTTTACGATCAAACTTCCGGATTCGCTGTTTTCAGAGGTTATGGCGCTGCCTTATCATATTTACGCCTTAATGACAGAAGGCAGCCAGGCCGGACAGATGGAAATTGCGTATGGAACCGCGCTTGTGCTTCTTATGCTTGTGCTTGCGATAAATGCGGTTGCAATCTTTATCAGAATAAAAGCGAGGAGAAAAAGGAAATGGTAG